From the Homo sapiens chromosome 1, GRCh38.p14 Primary Assembly genome, one window contains:
- the FAM72C gene encoding protein FAM72C isoform X1: MSTNICSFKDRCVSILCCKFCKQVLSSRGMKAVLLADTEIDLFSTDIPPTNAVDFTGRCYFTKICKCKLKDIACLKCGNIVVYHVIVPCSSCLLSCNNRHFWMFHSQAVYDINRLDSTGVNVLLRGNLPEIEESTDEDVLNISAEECIR, translated from the exons ATGTCCACCAACATTTGTAGTTTCAAGGACAGGTGCGTGTCCATCCTGTGTTGCAAATTCTGTAAACAAGTGCTCAGCTCTAGGGGAATGAAGGCTGTTTTGCTGGCTGATACTGAAATAGACCTTTTCTCTACAGACATCCCTCCTACCAA CGCAGTGGACTTCACTGGAAGATGCTATTTCACCAAAATCTGCAAATGTAAACTGAAGGACATCGCatgtttaaaatg tGGGAACATTGTAGTTTATCATGTGATTGTTCCATGTAGTTCCTGTCTTCTTTCCTGCAACAACAGACACTTCTGGATGTTTCACAGCCAGGCAGTTTATGATATTAACAGACTAGACTCCACAG gTGTAAACGTCCTACTTCGGGGCAACTTGCCAGAGATAGAAGAGAGTACAGATGAAGATGTGTTAAATATCTCAGCAGAGGAGTGTATTAGATAA
- the FAM72C gene encoding protein FAM72C isoform 2 (isoform 2 is encoded by transcript variant 2) — translation MPTTTALRWTAAARVRRKGRGGWVPAALRSVSQDGVPGCTVMGGETRSPENAVDFTGRCYFTKICKCKLKDIACLKCGNIVVYHVIVPCSSCLLSCNNRHFWMFHSQAVYDINRLDSTGVNVLLRGNLPEIEESTDEDVLNISAEECIR, via the exons ATGCCAACGACGACTGCCCTACGGTGGACCGCGGCTGCCCGTGTGCGGAGGAAAGGGAGAGGCGGCTGGGTGCCGGCTGCGCTGCGGTCCGTGAGCCAGGACGGAGTCCCAGGCTGTACAGTGATGGGCGGAGAGACTCGCAGTCCTGAGAA CGCAGTGGACTTCACTGGAAGATGCTATTTCACCAAAATCTGCAAATGTAAACTGAAGGACATCGCatgtttaaaatg tGGGAACATTGTAGTTTATCATGTGATTGTTCCATGTAGTTCCTGTCTTCTTTCCTGCAACAACAGACACTTCTGGATGTTTCACAGCCAGGCAGTTTATGATATTAACAGACTAGACTCCACAG gTGTAAACGTCCTACTTCGGGGCAACTTGCCAGAGATAGAAGAGAGTACAGATGAAGATGTGTTAAATATCTCAGCAGAGGAGTGTATTAGATAA
- the FAM72C gene encoding protein FAM72C isoform X3, whose protein sequence is MKAVLLADTEIDLFSTDIPPTNAVDFTGRCYFTKICKCKLKDIACLKCGNIVVYHVIVPCSSCLLSCNNRHFWMFHSQAVYDINRLDSTGVNVLLRGNLPEIEESTDEDVLNISAEECIR, encoded by the exons ATGAAGGCTGTTTTGCTGGCTGATACTGAAATAGACCTTTTCTCTACAGACATCCCTCCTACCAA CGCAGTGGACTTCACTGGAAGATGCTATTTCACCAAAATCTGCAAATGTAAACTGAAGGACATCGCatgtttaaaatg tGGGAACATTGTAGTTTATCATGTGATTGTTCCATGTAGTTCCTGTCTTCTTTCCTGCAACAACAGACACTTCTGGATGTTTCACAGCCAGGCAGTTTATGATATTAACAGACTAGACTCCACAG gTGTAAACGTCCTACTTCGGGGCAACTTGCCAGAGATAGAAGAGAGTACAGATGAAGATGTGTTAAATATCTCAGCAGAGGAGTGTATTAGATAA
- the FAM72C gene encoding protein FAM72C isoform 5 (isoform 5 is encoded by transcript variant 5), whose translation MSTNICSFKDRCVSILCCKFCKQVLSSRGMKAVLLADTEIDLFSTDIPPTNAVDFTGRCYFTKICKCKLKDIACLKWCKRPTSGQLARDRREYR comes from the exons ATGTCCACCAACATTTGTAGTTTCAAGGACAGGTGCGTGTCCATCCTGTGTTGCAAATTCTGTAAACAAGTGCTCAGCTCTAGGGGAATGAAGGCTGTTTTGCTGGCTGATACTGAAATAGACCTTTTCTCTACAGACATCCCTCCTACCAA CGCAGTGGACTTCACTGGAAGATGCTATTTCACCAAAATCTGCAAATGTAAACTGAAGGACATCGCatgtttaaaatg gTGTAAACGTCCTACTTCGGGGCAACTTGCCAGAGATAGAAGAGAGTACAGATGA
- the FAM72C gene encoding protein FAM72C isoform X2 produces MPTTTALRWTAAARVRRKGRGGWVPAALRSVSQDGVPGCTVMGGETRSPENAVDFTGRCYFTKICKCKLKDIACLKCGNIVVYHVIVPCSSCLLSCNNRHFWMFHSQAVYDINRLDSTASSSRVDFTSRNHFLCSSIKSNSSSIKVSS; encoded by the exons ATGCCAACGACGACTGCCCTACGGTGGACCGCGGCTGCCCGTGTGCGGAGGAAAGGGAGAGGCGGCTGGGTGCCGGCTGCGCTGCGGTCCGTGAGCCAGGACGGAGTCCCAGGCTGTACAGTGATGGGCGGAGAGACTCGCAGTCCTGAGAA CGCAGTGGACTTCACTGGAAGATGCTATTTCACCAAAATCTGCAAATGTAAACTGAAGGACATCGCatgtttaaaatg tGGGAACATTGTAGTTTATCATGTGATTGTTCCATGTAGTTCCTGTCTTCTTTCCTGCAACAACAGACACTTCTGGATGTTTCACAGCCAGGCAGTTTATGATATTAACAGACTAGACTCCACAG CATCTTCATCAAGAGTAGATTTCAcctcaagaaaccattttctttgctcatccataaaaagcaactcttcatccattaaagtttcatcatga
- the FAM72C gene encoding protein FAM72C isoform X4, whose amino-acid sequence MKAVLLADTEIDLFSTDIPPTNAVDFTGRCYFTKICKCKLKDIACLKCGNIVVYHVIVPCSSCLLSCNNRHFWMFHSQAVYDINRLDSTASSSRVDFTSRNHFLCSSIKSNSSSIKVSS is encoded by the exons ATGAAGGCTGTTTTGCTGGCTGATACTGAAATAGACCTTTTCTCTACAGACATCCCTCCTACCAA CGCAGTGGACTTCACTGGAAGATGCTATTTCACCAAAATCTGCAAATGTAAACTGAAGGACATCGCatgtttaaaatg tGGGAACATTGTAGTTTATCATGTGATTGTTCCATGTAGTTCCTGTCTTCTTTCCTGCAACAACAGACACTTCTGGATGTTTCACAGCCAGGCAGTTTATGATATTAACAGACTAGACTCCACAG CATCTTCATCAAGAGTAGATTTCAcctcaagaaaccattttctttgctcatccataaaaagcaactcttcatccattaaagtttcatcatga
- the FAM72C gene encoding protein FAM72C isoform 3 (isoform 3 is encoded by transcript variant 3) — MSTNICSFKDRCVSILCCKFCKQVLSSRGMKAVLLADTEIDLFSTDIPPTNAVDFTGRCYFTKICKCKLKDIACLKCGNIVVYHVIVPCSSCLLSCNNRHFWMFHSQAVYDINRLDSTASSSRVDFTSRNHFLCSSIKSNSSSIKVSS; from the exons ATGTCCACCAACATTTGTAGTTTCAAGGACAGGTGCGTGTCCATCCTGTGTTGCAAATTCTGTAAACAAGTGCTCAGCTCTAGGGGAATGAAGGCTGTTTTGCTGGCTGATACTGAAATAGACCTTTTCTCTACAGACATCCCTCCTACCAA CGCAGTGGACTTCACTGGAAGATGCTATTTCACCAAAATCTGCAAATGTAAACTGAAGGACATCGCatgtttaaaatg tGGGAACATTGTAGTTTATCATGTGATTGTTCCATGTAGTTCCTGTCTTCTTTCCTGCAACAACAGACACTTCTGGATGTTTCACAGCCAGGCAGTTTATGATATTAACAGACTAGACTCCACAG CATCTTCATCAAGAGTAGATTTCAcctcaagaaaccattttctttgctcatccataaaaagcaactcttcatccattaaagtttcatcatga
- the FAM72C gene encoding protein FAM72C isoform X5, with amino-acid sequence MSTNICSFKDRCVSILCCKFCKQVLSSRGMKAVLLADTEIDLFSTDIPPTNAVDFTGRCYFTKICKCKLKDIACLKWLLLLLSLFLEGSHTVAQAGVQWHDHSSL; translated from the exons ATGTCCACCAACATTTGTAGTTTCAAGGACAGGTGCGTGTCCATCCTGTGTTGCAAATTCTGTAAACAAGTGCTCAGCTCTAGGGGAATGAAGGCTGTTTTGCTGGCTGATACTGAAATAGACCTTTTCTCTACAGACATCCCTCCTACCAA CGCAGTGGACTTCACTGGAAGATGCTATTTCACCAAAATCTGCAAATGTAAACTGAAGGACATCGCatgtttaaaatg GTTATTactccttctttctttgtttttagaggGGTCTCatactgttgctcaggctggagtgcagtggcatgatcatagctcactgtag